The window TTTGAACATCCGAAATGACCGGGTCCTTTACCGGAATCCCTTGCATCAGGCCGATTGCCAAGAAGATGAAAAAGGCAAGGATGAAGTTGAACAGCGGACCTGCAAAAATGGCCATTGCCCGGCCACCGAGCGGTTTGGACTCAAACTGTCGATCGTAAGGTGCGATCAATGTCTCTTGCCCTTTTTCCACAATGATCGCGTTTCTGGAAATGGCATAGCGGACCAGCTTACCTTCATCGTCATACCCTTCGATGAACAATGCCTTATCCAGATCCGATGATTCGGTTTCCAAGAACAATACATCGGGATTGTTTATATTTTGATTTAAATAGATTTTAATGACTTCATCACGGGAATTCAGCAATAAACCGACCCGATACCCGGGCTGCAATTCAACCGTATCAAAATCCTCTCCGGCCATCCGGACATATCCGCCGAACGGAAGGATCCGGATCGTATACAATGTTTCGCCCTTCTGTATGCCTAAAATTTTCGGGCCGAATCCGATGGCGAACTCCCGGACCATGATCCCTGCTTTTTTCGCAAAAATAAAATGCCCTAGTTCATGAAAAAAGACGAGCGAACCAAATATGATAATGAACGCAATTACCGTTTCCATGGAAAACCACCTTCACTGACCATTGCTGGCCGTTTATGAAATACTTTATCTTTGTTCAGCGGAAGACTCCCACCTCTGTTAGCGGTGGGATGAAAACGATTTTATTCCCTGTTCAGCGGAAATCTGAACTCCCCCTGAACAAAGATAAAAGCCTCCGACGTACAAGAGGTACTAGTGCCGACAATGCCACAGGCGGTGGCGTTTTGTCGGCTGGCGGATGTTGAGGTTTTTTGAGGAAGGCAATCTCAGTGAGTGACATCCTCAAAATGCCTTAATTTCCGCAACGATCGCAGAAATTATGGCGAATCGAATCCTTCGCAATGCGATTCGCAATCACGCTAAGGCGTGATTGATTATACCATAGCATAGACCATTTTTCGAGTAAGCGAATCGATCTCCAAAATCGTATCAAGATCTGGTGTCCCGATCGATTGGTGGGCGTCCATGGCACGCTCGATCAATTCTTCGATCTGCAGGAACGGGATCTTCCTTTCCATGAAAAGACTAACTGCAATTTCGTTGGCCGCATTCATGACGGTCGGCATCGTACCGCCTTCCCGCCCAGCTGCATACGCCAGCGAAAGCGCCTTGAATCGGTCAAAATCCATTTTTTCAAAATGAAGAAGTCCGATATCTTCCAGACGGAGCGGCTTGGCATTCTGCATCGGGATGCGATCGGGATACGTTAGTGCGTATTGGATCGGCACCCGCATATCCGGGGAGCCCAACTGTGCCATGATGCTCGTATCTTCGAACTCCACCATCGAATGAATGATACTTTCCTTATGCAGCAAGCAATCAATCTGATCATACGGCATATGGAATAGATGATGGGCCTCAATCACTTCCAAGCCTTTATTCATCATCGTAGCCGAATCGACGGTCAATTTATTGCCCATCGACCAGTTCGGGTGCGCTAACGCTTGTTCAACGGTAACGTCAGCTAACTGATCGCGCGTCAAATTCCGGAAGCTGCCGCCTGACGCGGTCAGAATCAGACGGGCGATCCGC is drawn from Sporosarcina sp. FSL W7-1349 and contains these coding sequences:
- a CDS encoding 1-deoxy-D-xylulose-5-phosphate reductoisomerase, with translation MTKKISLLGATGSIGTQTLDIIASNREQFELVSFSAGMNIDKVREIAQAYQPKLVSVRRKEDAEKLQAEFPAIRFVFGDEGLIEIATSEADVLVNSVIGSVGLRPTLKAIEAGIPIAIANKETLVAAGDIVISEAQKRNVPLLPVDSEHSALFQSLNGENPKRIARLILTASGGSFRNLTRDQLADVTVEQALAHPNWSMGNKLTVDSATMMNKGLEVIEAHHLFHMPYDQIDCLLHKESIIHSMVEFEDTSIMAQLGSPDMRVPIQYALTYPDRIPMQNAKPLRLEDIGLLHFEKMDFDRFKALSLAYAAGREGGTMPTVMNAANEIAVSLFMERKIPFLQIEELIERAMDAHQSIGTPDLDTILEIDSLTRKMVYAMV